From the genome of Pseudomonas sp. WJP1:
AATGCCAGGGCTGCCCGGCTTTTCGCCAATTCCCCTCAGCTTGATTCCATTGACATCGACAAAGCGGACAATCGTTTCCTCGATGATGGCTCGGTTCAGGTTGATGTCTTTGTAGGTGCGGTCAGTCACTTTTCAGTCCTTTGAGGGGGCTCAGGCAGGGAAGGTCGGGAATATGGCATGGCGAGAACCAGGTATTCAATAGGTTCCAGCTGTTGGATCGAAGGCTCGCTTTAGCCGTCATCAGATGCGATGAATCCGTAAACGAATAGGGCCGTCAGTAACATGGCTGATCAGCTCAATTACAAATAGGTGGTCAAGTCAGTCCTATTACCCAATTTATGGGAAGCGGTGATTGGAAAGGACGCCTTCGCGGGCAAGTCGAATCGTCGCCCACGAAGAGGCCAGCTCAAAACACTACAACTCTCTGAGCTGATCCGCCCCTGACTGAGCCCGTAACCGCCGCCCAATCACATCCAGCACATCACAGCCATCGCGAAGCGGGATGGCGCTTAGCAAGGCAAAGTCGCTGAGGATGAAGGATTCGCATTCGATTGAGCCGCGCATGGACAGGTTCTCCAGCACTTGGGTTACAGCGCGAATTCGATAGCCGGCCGCGTCATGCAAAGCATCAAGAGGCGCTTGGGTGTCAACGAACAGGGTGGGTATGTCGGTGCAGTTGCTGGTGAGCGCCATGAAGCGGTTTTTGGGGTGGGGAACTGGTTTTTCGTAAGGTGGGTCGGGATGCAGTGATGTCATTTGGAAACCCTAAGAGTCTGATAGGAACTGCCATTCACCTTAAAAGTCTTGAAGGGTTCCTACACCCTGTCACTGAATATGCAGCGACTCCCAAAGCCTATCGATTCAACTCCCTGCGCACCAGTTCACGAAAACCGCCACAGTTTGAAGGAAATTTCCGAGGACCTTGCCCGGAAATTTCGCCCAACAAAAAGCAACGTGGCACAGGTTTTTCACGCCGCGTTTGCTTATCGAGTAATAAAGAAATTACTGCGAAGAATCGCCGGCCGCCAACTCTTTGAGTTTGATCTCGGCCATTGGATGCCCTGCCTTGGCTGCCATTGCCCAGAACCGCGCCGCTTCTGCCGGGTCCGGCGCCTTGCTCGGGCTACCGGCGAGGCTTATCACACCCACCTGATAAGCCGCCTTGCCATCACCGGCCAATGCCGCCAGGCGCAACAGCCGAATACCCTCTTCCCGCGCACCCAAGCCGACGCCACGAAAGGTCAGGATGTGCCCATAGAAACTCTGCGCGCCGACATCGCCCAGGTTCGCCATGCGTGCGAACTGACCCTCCATCCAGCTCCAGCCGCGGGGCTGGCGCACGAACCATGGCCAATGAAACAACCGGCGGGCCAGCCAGTAACCGGCCCGCGCCTTGAGCTGCAGGAACACTCAGGCTTCCGCCGATTCGGGGTACTCGTATTCAAATACGCGAACCACTTCCGAGGCGTGCCACGAGGCGGCGGCGACGCCGTCGGACGGGCCGGTGAAACGTCCCAGGCGCTCGACGCATTCGAAGAATCCGGTACGCGGCAAGCGGCTGGCGCCCTGGCTGATCACCAGTGAGCTGCGCAGCGGCTGTTCGGCCTTGGCATCCAGTGCGGCCAGATGTTCAAGTGCGGCGGTCAGGGTTTGCATGGCGGGCGTAGGAAGCTGCAAACGCTCCAGCAATGCTCGATAAGTCAGGAGATGACGCTGACGGCGCGCCTGATCCAGCTCGCCCAGCAATCCGTCCCAATGGTGACGACTGATACGTACGCTCACGATTCATCCCTCCACCCTGGCACCGTCAGTTCCCAGGCCAGGCTGCGGCGAATCGCGGCGTCGGGCAGACGCTCGCCACTTTCGATCATGGCCAGGTAAGACGGGCTGATGCCTACCGTGCGGGCGAGCGCCTCGATGGCGATGCCCTTCCCTTCGCGCAAACTGCGTAGTTGATCCAGACCCGGAAGAATGGCGTCTGGTGTGGTCGCGAGCGGCGCCGGGGCCGGACGTGACGGTGCTTCGTTGATGCCTGCTGCTTTCAGTAGAGCCTGATACTGAGCCCATGGCAGAACCGCGTATTCGGGCTCGCCTTCGCGTGTAATTATCTGAATATCCATGACTACCCCGTAGGACAACAACACTTAGCGAGTCAGCACTTTTCCCTAGAAGTGTAATCCTAACAGCGGCCAAGGTCGCGGGGGCTATCTATCTGAAGCACAGACGGGATCGAATCAGGTTTTTTTCGGCTTCTGCAGCTTAAGTTGCTCAGGGGTGTCGGGCAGGCGCTCGACCACGGCGAGCTTTTCCGGGACCTGGCGTTTGCGCCAGGTGCGGAAGGCGTTGAGTTCATCGTCGAGGACTTTCATCAGCCAGGCCAGCACGGCGATGTCATCGATCATGCCGAACAGCGGAAGAAAATCCGGAATGGCATCGACCGGACTGAGGAAATACATCAGGCCGGCGACCACCGATAGCAGCGCCTTGGGACTGATGGCACGGTATTCCCCGCGCCAGTACGCCAGGCACAGCGCCTGCAACAGGCGCAGATCATCCTTGAGCTTGCCCAGCCGGTTACCCTGGCTGGCACTTTTGCTGGCCACCGCAAACAGCAAGGTCGGCAAGCGCCCACGGGCGAGCAGGCGTCCGGCCAGGGGCAGGAAACGAGCAAAATTCCAGGGTGCTTTCATGACGCCTCCGACAGGAATGTTATCCACACAAATTGTGGATAACCTTGTGAACAGAGCCCCTTTTCATGGCTGAAAGGCCCGCTGCATAAGGGCTGAACTCAGATCGGGCGTTTTTTACCCATCTAAAAAAACCCCAATATTTCATTGACTTGGAGGTCTGCCGAAGGTTAGGCACGGCCCCCACACTGTCTATGACTTCAGTGTACGGCAACTGTTCGCTTTGTTTACCCATTCAGAAGGCCAGATGCAACAACGCCCCGCATGAGCGAGGCGTTGTCGTTAAAGCAGACGCGGATTACTTGGCGGCGTCTTCTTTGGCTGGATCCTTGATGGCCAGCAGTTCCAGGTCGAACACCAGGACCGAGTTGGCCGGGATCGCCGGGCTTGGGCTTTGCGCGCCGTAAGCCAGTTCGCTTGGAATGTACAGCTTGTACTTCTCGCCGACGTGCATCAGTTGCAGGCCTTCGACCCAACCCGGGATCACACCGCTGACCGGCAGATCGATCGGGCTGCCGCGCTCGACGGAGCTGTCGAAAACGGTGCCATTGGTCAGCTTGCCGGTGTAGTGGACGGTCACTACGTCAGTCGGCTTCGGCTGGGCGCCATCGGCTTTCTTTTCCACTTCGTATTGCAGGCCGGAAGCTGTGGTCACGACGCCAGCTTTCTTGGCGTTTTCTTCGAGGAATTTCTTGCCGGCGGCTGCCGACTCTTCGCTCATCTTGGCCATGCGCTCTTCGGCACGCTTTTGCAGCGCGGCGAAGGCTTCTACCAATTCTTCATCCTTGAGTTTCTGTTCTTTCTTGCCGACCGCATCTTCGATGCCCTGGGCAACGGCTTTGGAGTCCAGATCATCCATGCCTTCCTGAGCCAGGCTCTTGCCCATGTTCAGGCCAATTCCGTAGGAAGCTTTCTGCGCCGGGGTTTTCAGCTCTACGCTGGTTTGCGAGTCGCAACCCGCAAGTACCAGGCTAACCAGGGCCACCGCCGCCGCCAACCGATGCTGTTTCATGCTATTTCCTTGTTCATGCGCCTAAAGGGCAATCGAGTAAAGTCGCGAGCTTATCAGGCGGCCACGACCAATGGCTACCGGCATGAGAGCCGCAAACTGGCGATAAGTTCAGGTGTTTAAACGCATTTCGCCATGTTGGTGATGAAACTTCTGTCATCTTGCACGCCGGGAGGCTGAACATCTGGCGTAATGGCCTCTTGCCGCCCCCCTGGCCCTGAGGCATAACGGTAGAAAACTCGACACGGATGGTCAACATGCGCCTCTTGCTCCGCTTGCTGGGCCTGATCGTTGCCCTTGTGGCCATCGCCCTGGCCGTGATCCTGTACTACGTCGCCAACCCGAAACTGCCGCGCCACGCGGCCGCGCAACAGGTGCATTACCTGGACCAATGGAGCAGCGACGACCGCCAGCGTTACTATTTCACGCCCCAGGGCACCCAGGTCAAGGGCTTGCACTACGACTGGTTCACCGCCCTGGAGCTGCCCTTTTCGCAACAACGCTTCGCCGATCCGCAATACCTCGCGCGCTTCGGTTTCCTGATCGACCCCGAGCAGAAACCCACGCCGAACAACCCCGGCAACCTGCCCGTGGGCTTCGCCCGGCATCAGAATCCCGGCAGTGCGGATACATTTCTGGATATTACCTGCGCCGCCTGCCACACCGGTGAACTGCGCCTGAACGGCCAAGCCGTGCGCATCGACGGCGGTTCCGCGCAGCATGTGTTGCCTTCCAGCGTGCCCACCCTGCAGGGCGGCAGTTTTGGCCAGGCGCTGGTGGCAAGCCTGGCTTCCACTTACTACAATCCCTGGAAGTTCGAACGCTTCGCGCGCAAGGTCCTGGGCCCTGACTACGAGACCGGACACCAGGCGCTGCGCGCGGCCTTCAAGGGCTCCCTCGACACCTTCCTCAAGGTGGCCTGGAACGACACCCATCGCGGGCTTTACCCCACCGAAGAAGGTCCCGGACGTGCCGACGCGTTCGGACGCATCGCCAACGCCAGCTTCGGCGACGCGATTTCCCCCGCCAACTACCGCGTGGCCAACGCCCCCGTCGACTACCCACAGTTGTGGGACATGTGGACCTTCGACTGGGTGCAGTGGAATGGCTCGGCGCAGCAGCCCATGGCGCGCAATATCGGTGAAGCCTTGGGGGTGGGCGCCACGCTGAACTTTTTCGATGCCGACGGGCAACCACTCAAGGGCGACAATCGTTACCCATCCAGCGTCCGGGTGCGCGATCTGCACCTGATCGAACAAACCCTGCAAGGCCTCAAGCCGCCCGCCTGGCCGGAAGAAAGGCTGGGCGCGGTCGACAAACCGCTGGCCGCCAAAGGCCGCGCGTTGTTCAGCGAGAACTGCGCAGGCTGCCACGTACCGCGGGTCAGCCTCAGCGCAGGGCGCCCGGTGCAACAGCTGAAAATGCTGCCCGTGGAGGTGATCGGCACCGACCCGGGCGCCGCCAACAATATCGCCGATCACCGCTTCGACCTGACGGCCTTGCAGTGGGACCCGGCCGAACTGGCGCAACTGGACGTACAACTGCACCCAGCGCCCACCGAACCGCTGGACCTGAGCCAGCTGTCGGTCGCCAAGGGGCTGGCCTACGTCACGGCATTCGTCGGCAACCGCGCCTATCGCGAGGCCGCCGTCACGCCGACCGAGCGTGCGGACATGGATGGCTTCGGCCTGCCGATCGGGGTCCAGGAGTTGCGCGCCTACAAGGCCCGCCCCCTGGCCGGCGTATGGGCGACGCCGCCCTTCCTGCACAACGGTTCGGTGCCGAGCATTTATCAATTGCTGTCGCCCCAAGACGAACGCGCCACCACCTTTTACAAAGGCACCTTCGAGTACGACCCAAGGCATTTGGGCTATCGCACCGAAGCCTTTACCAATGGCTTTGTGTTCGACACACGCATTACCGGCAATCACAACAGCGGCCACGAATTCCGCGCCGGCAAGCGTGGCAGCGGCGTGATCGGCCGCTTGTTGCAACCCGAAGAGCGCTGGGCACTGCTGGAGTATTTGAAAGTGCTGGGCGGCCCCTTGGAGGCGCAACTGCCATGAATCGCCTGTGGACGCGACTGGGCGCCTTTCTCGGCAAGACCCTGCTCTGGTTGTTGGGCCTGGGGTTGCTCGGCTGGGCAGTGGCCACGGCGTGGTTCGCCTGGCAGCACCGTGGATCGGTGTCAGCGCAAGAGTTGATCCCCGACGGCGAAGCCGCGATGACCCAGGACATCATCCAGACGGCGGTGCGTATCGTCGACCAGCACCGTGAAAACACCCGCTACCTGCGCGATGCCCACGCCAAGGCCCACGGCTGCGTGAAGGCCGAGGTGCAGGTGCTGCCGGAACTGGCGGGAGAACTGCGCCAGGGTGTGTTCAGCGAGCCGGGCAAAACCTGGCAGGCGACGATGCGCCTGTCCAACGGCAACGCCTACCCTCAATTCGACAGTATCCGCGATGCACGGGGCATGGCGATCAAGCTGCACGATGTGCCGGGAAAACAGCTGCTGGGCAATCAAGCGGGTCGCGATGAACAGGACTTCGTGATGTTCAGCCATCCGAACTTCTTTGTCAGCGATGTCGCCGAGTATCGTCAGAATGTGGCCGCCCAGGCGGACGGCAAAAAGGTGTTGGCGTTCTTCCCGAACTGGGACCCGCGCACCTGGCAGGTCCGCCATCTGCTTATCGCCCTGGCGACACTCTCCCCGGCCCCGGAAAGCCCGACGCGCACGACTTACTTTTCGGTGTCGCCCTACAAGTTCGGTGAGGCCAATGCCAAGTTTCGGGTGATGCCGGATCCTGGCAATTGCCCGGCCTACAGCCTGCCGGCGCAGAATCACAAGCTGCCGAATTTTCTGCGCAATGCGCTGTACCAGCAGTTATCGACCGACCGGATGCCCGCGTGTTTTGTCTTGCAGATACAGCGGCAGGACCCTGGCAAGTACATGCCAATCGAGGACACCAGTATTGAGTGGCAAGAGAGCGATGCGCCGTTCCAGACGGTGGCGCGGATCACCCTGCCCGCCCAGGATTTCGACACCCCGGCGTTGAACCTGCAATGCGATAACCAGTCGTTCAACCCTTGGTTCGGGCTTGAGGCGCATCGCCCCATCGGCGGGATCAACCGGTTGCGCAAAGCGGTTTATGAAGCTGTCAGCGATTACCGCCACGCCCGTAATCAAGATATGTAGGAGCAGCCGGTCGACGCTCGAATGCTCGCGAAGAACCTGAGGGCGCCGCGTTTATTCAGGACGCACGCGTTATCGTTAGCGTCCATCGCGAGCAGGCTCGCTCCTACAGGAAAAGCCAAAACCCAGACAGCAAAAAGCCCGCATTTAGCGGGCTTTCTGTGGTGACCTGGCGTTCAGTGTTCCAGGTTACCGAATATGGCGCAGCGGACGGGACTCGAACCCGCGACCCCCGGCGTGACAGGCCGGTATTCTAACCGACTGAACTACCGCTGCGCGAAACGCTTGAAACGAATGGTGGGTGATGACGGGATCGAACCGCCGACATTCTGCTTGTAAGGCAGACGCTCTCCCAGCTGAGCTAATCACCCTTCGCTTCGTTACGGGACGCATTATGCCACAAGTTTTCATAAAGTGTTGATTTATTTGAAGTTTTTTCAAAAAAATCTGAAAACCGGTGAAACGACACACCCCGCGGGTACAACGTACAAACTTGAGACAGAAAAAAACCCGCCTTGGCGGGTTTTTCCGTGGTGACCTGGCGTTCAGTGGTCCAGGTTACCGAATATGGCGCAGCGGACGGGACTCGAACCCGCGACCCCCGGCGTGACAGGCCGGTATTCTAACCGACTGAACTACCGCTGCGCTAAACACTTGAAACGAATGGTGGGTGATGACGGGATCGAACCGCCGACATTCTGCTTGTAAGGCAGACGCTCTCCCAGCTGAGCTAATCACCCTTCGCTTCGGTGTGGCGCGCATTCTACGGAGCGACCCCACCTCTGGCAAGCACTTTTTTAATTAATTTTTTCATGCCTTCCAAAGGCTTAGAGAAGGGTTGGCCTATGGCACACGGAAGACAATAATGCCCCCCTTTGTATAAAGGAGAGACTCACCCCATGTGGTTCAAAAACCTGCTTATCTATCGCCTGACCCAAGATCTGCCTGTTGATGCCGAGGCGTTGGAGACTGCACTGGCCACCAAGCTGGCGCGTCCATGTGCAAGCCAGGAGTTGACCACCTACGGTTTCGTCGCGCCGTTCGGCAAGGGCGAAGATGCCCCGCTGGTGCACGTCAGCGGTGATTTCCTGCTGATCAGCGCGCGCAAGGAAGAACGCATCCTGCCGGGCAGCGTCGTGCGTGACGCGGTAAAGGAAAAGGTCGAAGAGATCGAAGCCGAGCAAATGCGCAAGGTCTATAAGAAGGAACGCGACCAGATCAAGGATGAAATCATCCAGGCCTTCCTGCCGCGCGCCTTTATCCGCCGCTCCTCGACCTTCGCCGCCATCGCGCCGAAACAGGGCCTGATCCTGGTCAACTCGGCCAGCCCGAAACGCGCCGAGGACCTGTTGTCCACCCTGCGTGAAGTGATCGGCACCCTGCCGGTGCGGCCGCTGACCGTGAAAATGTCCCCGACCGCGACCATGACCGAGTGGGTCACCACCCAAAAAGCCGCGGACGACTTTTTCGTGCTGGACGAGTGCGAACTGCGCGACACCCACGAAGACGGCGGCATCGTGCGTTGCAAGCGCCAGGACCTGACCAGCGAAGAAATCCAGCTGCACCTGAGCACTGGCAAAGTGGTCACTCAGCTGTCGCTGGCCTGGCAGGACAAACTGTCTTTCGTACTCGACGACAAGATGGTGGTCAAGCGCCTGAAGTTCGAAGACCTGCTGCAAGACCAGGCGGAACAGGACGGTGGCGATGAAGCCCTCGGCCAACTGGATGCCAGCTTCACCCTGATGATGCTGACCTTCGGTGATTTCCTGCCGGCATTGGTTGAAGCGTTGGGTGGGGAAGAGACACCTCAGGGCATCTGATTATCTGAATCGGCGGCGCCTGTAAAAGATCGCAGCCTGCGGCAGCTCCTACATTAGGAGCTGTCGCAAGCTGCGATCTTTTTTTGCGAGCAGCGTATGCTTAGCTCCCTAACGCTTTCTTACAATAAGGATCTGGCCATGCGTGCACTGGCTGCATTAAGTCGTTTTGTCGGTAACACCTTCGCCTACTGGGTACTGATTTTCGCCGTCGTGGCGTTCCTGCAACCGGCCTGGTTCATTGGCCTCAAGGGTGCCATCGTGCCGTTGCTGGGGCTGGTGATGTTCGGCATGGGCCTGACCCTCAAGCTCGAAGACTTCGCTGAAGTCGCCCGCCACCCGTGGCGCGTGGCCTTGGGCGTGGTGGCACATTTCGTGATCATGCCTGGTGTGGCGTGGTTGCTCTGCCAGGCGTTCCATTTGCCGCCAGAGATCGCCGTCGGGGTGATTCTGGTCGGCTGCTGCCCAAGCGGCACCTCGTCGAACGTGATGACCTGGCTGGCCCGCGGCGACCTGGCGTTGTCGGTGGCCATCGCTGCCGTGACCACCCTCCTCGCACCACTGCTGACCCCGGCCCTGATCTGGCTGCTGGCGTCGGCCTGGTTGCCGGTGTCGTTCATGGAGCTGTTCTGGTCGATCCTCCAAGTGGTGCTGCTGCCGATCGTGCTGGGTGTGGTTGCCCAACGTGTGCTCGGCGACAAGGTTCGCCACGCGGTGGACGTGTTGCCGCTGGTTTCGGTGGTGAGCATCGTGATCATCGTCACCGCTGTAGTGGCCGCCAGCCAGGCGAAAATTGCCGAGTCGGGATTGTTGATCATGGCAGTGGTCATGCTGCACAACAGCTTCGGTTACCTGCTGGGTTACTTCACCGGACGCCTGTTCAAACTGCCATTGGCCCAGCGTAAATCCCTGGCGCTGGAAGTCGGCATGCAGAACTCCGGGCTGGGCGCGGCCCTGGCCAGCGCGCACTTCTCACCGCTGGCGGCGGTGCCAAGCGCACTGTTCAGTGTGTGGCACAACATTTCCGGGGCGTTGCTCTCGACGTACTTCCGTCGCATGAGCGAGAAGGAAGATCGCCAGGTCGCGGCTCAGCAGGCAGCTGACTGATCAGGAAAACTTGATCCCCCGGTTAATGCTGGGCACTATATTGCGCAACGCGAGGACGACCTCGCGGCTCGATCGAGTCATTAACCTGGGGACGACCCCGTCAATCGATGGAGGTCTTCCTTGTCCTGGATCATTCTGTTTTTCGCCGGCCTGTTCGAAGTCGGCTGGGCCGTTGGCCTCAAGTACACCGATGGTTTCAGCCGCCCGTTGCCCACTGCGCTCACGGTAGCGGCCATGGCCGTCAGCCTTGGCTTGCTGGGCCTGGCCATGAAGGAATTGCCGCTGGGCACGGCCTATGCGATCTGGACTGGAGTGGGTGCCGTCGGCACCGTGATCGCCGGCATCATTTTGTTTGGCGAATCCATGGCGCTGGTTCGCCTCGCCAGCGTGGCGTTGATCATCACCGGGCTGGTGGGGCTTAAAGTCAGCGCCTGACACTTGTAAAAAAGCCCGCCCCTGTCACCAGGGGCGGGCTTTTTCATGGGCGTTTTACGATCAGCTTTCGGCCATCTCCAATCGCTCACGCATCACCGGGGCCTTTTCCGAATGCTCCAGCTGCATGCAACGTTCCAGGAACAGGAACATGTAGTCGTAGCTTTTGCACACGGCTTGGCGCAATTCCACCTGCAATGACTTGCTCGGGTTCATGCCGGCCAGGGTGCAGATGATTTCCAGCGCTTCCCACGGGTGGGCATCATCGTACTGGGCATGCATCTTCAGCCACTTCATGGCCCGCTTGCGATCCTCCTCGGGGAAGGCTGCCGCGTATAGACCATTGGAACAGACCACCGCCGACCACTCACCGGTCGCGCCTTCGATGGCGTAATTGGTGGCGGCAATGCCAACGATCAGCGAGTCGGCGGAACTGGTGTGCCAGCACCAATGGCTCAACGCATGAAGTTCAGAGGCTACCTGCTGCGCCTGCAGATCTTCCAGGCTGACGCCGTGGGCACGGCTCCAGTTCACCCAGTAGTCGGCATGGTTGAGTTCGACACGAATGTTGCGCATCAACCAGCGACGCGCCATGTCTTCGCCCGGGTGGCGGGCAAAACGGGTCTTGGTCAGGTTCTGTGCCATGTATAACGCAAACTGTTCGACCACGGGCCAGCCCCCGATCAGGTACTGGCGCATCGTCTTGGCGCTGAGTCGGTTATCTCGCATGCGCTGATACAGCTCGTGTTCTACAACCCGGCGCTTACTCGCGCTGCAATCCTGAATCAGGCGCTGGGCCCAGTCGGGATAACTTGCAGCTTCCATGAGTGGTCCGGTTCGGTTGAATGTCTCGATCACTGTCGGGCTCCTTTTGATTGTGATTGTTCCGATCAACGAGAGACTTCAACGGAACGTGCCGGGCGCCTTGAACAACAGGGGCTGCGGCCTGGCTGGACGACTTTTCAAACTGTCGCAGGTAAACAGATGCGGGCGTTCAATGACATACCCTTGAGCGTAATCAACCCCGATCTCCAGCAATGCCTGCTCGATCTGGGGCGTTTCAACAAACTCGGCAATCGTACGCTTACCCATGACATGACCGATGTGATTGATCACTTCGACCATGGCGCGGTTAATCGGGTCGTCCAGCATATCCTTTACGAAACTCCCGTCGATCTTCAGGAAGTCTACAGGCAAATGTTTCAAGTAGGCGAACGAGGACATACCGGCACAAAAGTCATCCAGGGAAAACAGGCACCCTAAGCCTTTGAGTTCATTGATGAATTTAATTGCACTGGCAAGATTTGAAATAGCACTGGTTTCAGTGATTTCAAAACAAATTATTTCAGGTGGTATGGCGTAACTAATGAACTGTTGACGCAGGAAGTCCAGGAACGCTTCATCTCCTATAGTTGTGCCTGACAGATTAATCGCACACATCGCCAAAGGCTCTTTGTGCTTCTCGGCTATACATTGGGCAATGATCTTGAATACATTCTGTACAACCCAACGATCCAGAGAAGTCATCAGGCCATAACGTTCGGCTGCCGGAATAAAACTGTCGGGCAATATCATGCGCCCGGCTTCGTCATGCAGGCGCAGCAGAATTTCGATATGCCCACCACCCTGTTCGACATGACCAAGCGGGGCGATTTCCTGGGCGTACAGGCAAAAACGATCTTCTTCCAGGGCCATGTGCAAGCGCTGCACCCAGGCCATTTCGCCAAAGCGCAGGGACAACTCCGAGTCGTCGGCGTGATACACCTGGACCCGGTTGCGGCCCTTTTCCTTGGCCATGTAGCAGGCCATGTCAGCCGCGCGCAGCGAGACTTCCAGGGTGGTCGGATGCGCATTGATATGCACCAGCCCGATGCTCACGGTGGTCACGAACGGCCGCCCCTTCCACACGAAGTGCAGGTTCTGCACGGTCTGGCGCAAGCCCTCGGCAATTTTTTCGGCCGCCTCCGGTGCACAATTTTCCAGCAGGATGCCGAACTCGTCACCGCCCAACCGGGCCAGGGTGTCGCTCTCGCGCAGTCCGGATTGCAACAGCGCACAGATATGCCGCAGCAACTCGTCACCCGCCGCGTGTCCGCACGTATCGTTGACCAACTTGAACTGGTCCAGATCGAGGAACATCAAGGCGTGACGTCCAGGCATTCGCGTAAGGCCCTGCAGCGCCTGTTCCAGACGGAACTCGAACTCACGGCGATTGGCGAGCCCGGTCAGCGCATCATGGCTCGCCTGCCAGGACAGATTGGCAATGTATTGCCGCTCCTGGGTCATGTCATGCAGCACCAGCACGGCACCGCTGACCTTACCGGCATTGCGGATCGGCGCCCCCACCAGCGTGACCGACACCGTGCTGCCATCGAGGCGCTGAATGAGCTTGGAATGTTCGCTGCCGCCACTGAGCTGACCGCTCAGGATGTGCTCGATCAAGGTAAAGCCATCGGCCTGGGCATTGTCGTCCAGCAGGTTGAACAGCGCCGCCAGTGGCAAACCGGTCGCCTGTTCGGCTTTCCAGTGGGTCAAGGCTTCGGCGGCCGGATTCATATAGGCGATCGCGCCCTCGACATTGGTGGTGATCACCGCGTCGCCAATCGATTGCAGGGTGATTTGCGCCCGCTCCTTCTCCAGTTGCAGGGCGTCGGCAAACGCGTGTCGCTGCTTGAGTAGTTTATGCGTGCGCAGCAACGCCAGGGCGATCAGGCCGAGGGCGGTGGCCAGGTTCGTCGCCAGCAGCAGGCGCAGGATCATCCGCGAGCCTTCGCCCAGGGCATCGCTGAAGGCCTTCGCCGCTGGCGTCACCTCGTTGTTGATGGCGAAAATCTGCTCCTTCCAGCGATGGATGTCAGCGGGGTCGGCTGGCTTGACGCTGATGTGCCGGTGCATGTCCCTGGCGACATCATCGAGTTGATCAAGGTGCACGTCACCCACGGTCCAGCGATCGATGGCTTTTTCGAGGTAGCTGAAATGGCGGAAATTGAGGTACAGCCAGATCAGGCTGGGGACGTCATCGGGATGGTTGCCACCCTTGAGAATCGCCACCCTGGCCGCCTCGATATCGGGTGGCTGCTGGTCAAGTGCCAGGCGCAGCTCATGCCCTCCCTGAGGGACGGCAATGGCCTCCTGGTACTTGAGGAATTTGCTCTCGTCGCGACTGTCGGCATACAGATTGAGGTAATAGATGGCGTCCTTCTGGCCCTTGGACCACAGGCTTTCACCGGCAACATAACCACGGACCGCCGACAATACATAAAGACTGACGCCCCCCAACAGGGCCTGAAATAACACAACGGCGATAAATGGCCAGACGATGCCCAGCAACCGTGGCGTTCCGAGAGTCCGCGCTTGATTCATGAGGTCCCTTGTTTTAGCACTACCAGATCATCATCCACGTGATCGCTACA
Proteins encoded in this window:
- the rdgC gene encoding recombination-associated protein RdgC, translating into MWFKNLLIYRLTQDLPVDAEALETALATKLARPCASQELTTYGFVAPFGKGEDAPLVHVSGDFLLISARKEERILPGSVVRDAVKEKVEEIEAEQMRKVYKKERDQIKDEIIQAFLPRAFIRRSSTFAAIAPKQGLILVNSASPKRAEDLLSTLREVIGTLPVRPLTVKMSPTATMTEWVTTQKAADDFFVLDECELRDTHEDGGIVRCKRQDLTSEEIQLHLSTGKVVTQLSLAWQDKLSFVLDDKMVVKRLKFEDLLQDQAEQDGGDEALGQLDASFTLMMLTFGDFLPALVEALGGEETPQGI
- a CDS encoding helix-turn-helix domain-containing protein is translated as MDIQIITREGEPEYAVLPWAQYQALLKAAGINEAPSRPAPAPLATTPDAILPGLDQLRSLREGKGIAIEALARTVGISPSYLAMIESGERLPDAAIRRSLAWELTVPGWRDES
- a CDS encoding sel1 repeat family protein; the encoded protein is MFLQLKARAGYWLARRLFHWPWFVRQPRGWSWMEGQFARMANLGDVGAQSFYGHILTFRGVGLGAREEGIRLLRLAALAGDGKAAYQVGVISLAGSPSKAPDPAEAARFWAMAAKAGHPMAEIKLKELAAGDSSQ
- a CDS encoding YkvA family protein; translation: MKAPWNFARFLPLAGRLLARGRLPTLLFAVASKSASQGNRLGKLKDDLRLLQALCLAYWRGEYRAISPKALLSVVAGLMYFLSPVDAIPDFLPLFGMIDDIAVLAWLMKVLDDELNAFRTWRKRQVPEKLAVVERLPDTPEQLKLQKPKKT
- a CDS encoding catalase family protein, which produces MNRLWTRLGAFLGKTLLWLLGLGLLGWAVATAWFAWQHRGSVSAQELIPDGEAAMTQDIIQTAVRIVDQHRENTRYLRDAHAKAHGCVKAEVQVLPELAGELRQGVFSEPGKTWQATMRLSNGNAYPQFDSIRDARGMAIKLHDVPGKQLLGNQAGRDEQDFVMFSHPNFFVSDVAEYRQNVAAQADGKKVLAFFPNWDPRTWQVRHLLIALATLSPAPESPTRTTYFSVSPYKFGEANAKFRVMPDPGNCPAYSLPAQNHKLPNFLRNALYQQLSTDRMPACFVLQIQRQDPGKYMPIEDTSIEWQESDAPFQTVARITLPAQDFDTPALNLQCDNQSFNPWFGLEAHRPIGGINRLRKAVYEAVSDYRHARNQDM
- a CDS encoding di-heme-cytochrome C peroxidase, with the protein product MRLLLRLLGLIVALVAIALAVILYYVANPKLPRHAAAQQVHYLDQWSSDDRQRYYFTPQGTQVKGLHYDWFTALELPFSQQRFADPQYLARFGFLIDPEQKPTPNNPGNLPVGFARHQNPGSADTFLDITCAACHTGELRLNGQAVRIDGGSAQHVLPSSVPTLQGGSFGQALVASLASTYYNPWKFERFARKVLGPDYETGHQALRAAFKGSLDTFLKVAWNDTHRGLYPTEEGPGRADAFGRIANASFGDAISPANYRVANAPVDYPQLWDMWTFDWVQWNGSAQQPMARNIGEALGVGATLNFFDADGQPLKGDNRYPSSVRVRDLHLIEQTLQGLKPPAWPEERLGAVDKPLAAKGRALFSENCAGCHVPRVSLSAGRPVQQLKMLPVEVIGTDPGAANNIADHRFDLTALQWDPAELAQLDVQLHPAPTEPLDLSQLSVAKGLAYVTAFVGNRAYREAAVTPTERADMDGFGLPIGVQELRAYKARPLAGVWATPPFLHNGSVPSIYQLLSPQDERATTFYKGTFEYDPRHLGYRTEAFTNGFVFDTRITGNHNSGHEFRAGKRGSGVIGRLLQPEERWALLEYLKVLGGPLEAQLP
- a CDS encoding FKBP-type peptidyl-prolyl cis-trans isomerase, with translation MKQHRLAAAVALVSLVLAGCDSQTSVELKTPAQKASYGIGLNMGKSLAQEGMDDLDSKAVAQGIEDAVGKKEQKLKDEELVEAFAALQKRAEERMAKMSEESAAAGKKFLEENAKKAGVVTTASGLQYEVEKKADGAQPKPTDVVTVHYTGKLTNGTVFDSSVERGSPIDLPVSGVIPGWVEGLQLMHVGEKYKLYIPSELAYGAQSPSPAIPANSVLVFDLELLAIKDPAKEDAAK